One window from the genome of uncultured Fibrobacter sp. encodes:
- a CDS encoding VWA domain-containing protein, with protein MANKGFRLNCRKALEALDAIREKFPSGISDVAKISEESRAWVQMKIQHFRECIKEEGLSLSKYSWWNLMRLSRNKTAHQKEDFSDNEFLGLCDTLFPNIPKILSDLRKKIGLHRHQSKKKRKFENFASSSAFGTEADRKQLIDAMEDMASPVEPTDIKIEFPQNDYAKLAEKSFSDILDHDDIKDYIRSHEGVSENIQTDILEWLQQTKESLDKEDPFLYESIFIEQQKKLSAIDVAIDLTNENSKIQYHYRRLPSVSESKRGAIAPSNLNFNFYKNQFAEQKKEPKKDDKDKEPAQWKSLEQLEVLRRNFIGDMEKSFIDRKNKWEQERIDEMRKAFLEELYKKIQNFKRLEKLLSPFIKNFGRLWNLSEGIFETSGFEILGQFAKLLEQDQSLQELAEILGKQNRVQSIFEKELRDKVVIKTEWHPQNAYRGEIKGICFSNDISSVLPSELALMKNSATKKLFQLRFAQKQLLSFKYQRNVERTRKESTQEEVSIEKKEPKGPIIICVDTSGSMHGTPENIAKTVTFALSKIALEEERKCYLISFSTGIETLDMSDFKKGDSLQKLVRFLQMSFNGGTDASPALQHAIKMLQSNDYKHADVLMISDFVMANLPRNLIDAIEVEKEKNTDFYSLVIGTSGNQGTIDCFNHNWSYNTNDIHASRHLVEQLHSIKMRPASQGKSDNADK; from the coding sequence ATGGCAAATAAAGGTTTTCGTTTAAATTGTCGTAAAGCTCTTGAGGCTCTTGATGCTATACGAGAAAAATTCCCGTCAGGGATTTCTGATGTTGCCAAAATTTCAGAGGAGTCTCGTGCATGGGTTCAGATGAAAATCCAACACTTTCGCGAATGCATAAAAGAAGAAGGTTTATCCTTATCTAAATATTCTTGGTGGAATTTGATGAGATTGTCAAGAAATAAAACAGCACATCAAAAGGAAGACTTTTCTGACAATGAATTTTTGGGCTTGTGTGACACTCTTTTCCCGAATATCCCCAAAATATTAAGTGATTTAAGAAAAAAAATAGGTCTCCATCGTCATCAATCCAAGAAAAAACGCAAATTTGAAAATTTTGCTTCAAGTAGCGCTTTTGGTACAGAAGCGGACAGGAAACAACTTATTGATGCAATGGAGGATATGGCATCACCTGTTGAGCCCACCGATATTAAGATTGAATTTCCCCAGAATGATTATGCTAAGCTTGCTGAAAAATCTTTTTCGGACATCCTTGACCACGACGACATAAAGGATTACATCCGGTCGCATGAAGGCGTATCTGAAAATATCCAGACCGATATTCTTGAATGGCTACAACAAACAAAGGAATCCCTTGATAAGGAAGATCCATTCCTATATGAATCTATTTTTATAGAGCAACAAAAGAAATTGTCTGCTATAGATGTCGCTATAGATTTAACGAATGAGAATTCAAAAATCCAATACCACTATAGACGATTGCCTTCTGTAAGCGAATCGAAACGGGGGGCAATCGCCCCAAGCAATCTTAATTTCAATTTCTATAAGAACCAATTTGCAGAACAGAAAAAAGAGCCAAAAAAGGATGACAAAGATAAAGAGCCCGCCCAATGGAAATCTCTGGAGCAACTAGAAGTTCTTCGCAGGAATTTCATCGGTGACATGGAAAAAAGCTTTATTGACCGCAAAAATAAATGGGAACAAGAACGTATTGACGAGATGCGAAAGGCTTTTCTAGAAGAACTGTATAAAAAAATACAGAACTTCAAGCGTCTTGAAAAACTTCTTTCTCCGTTCATCAAGAATTTTGGACGACTCTGGAATTTGTCCGAAGGAATATTTGAAACGAGTGGTTTTGAAATCCTAGGACAATTTGCTAAACTCCTTGAACAAGATCAATCATTGCAAGAACTTGCAGAAATCCTAGGTAAGCAAAATCGTGTGCAATCCATTTTTGAAAAGGAACTTCGAGATAAGGTTGTCATAAAAACGGAATGGCACCCCCAAAATGCCTATCGTGGAGAGATTAAAGGCATTTGTTTTTCGAATGACATTTCCTCGGTATTGCCGAGTGAATTGGCGTTGATGAAAAACTCGGCTACAAAGAAACTTTTCCAGTTGCGGTTCGCCCAAAAGCAGCTGTTGTCTTTCAAATACCAAAGAAATGTTGAAAGGACAAGAAAAGAATCTACGCAAGAAGAGGTTTCCATTGAAAAGAAGGAACCCAAAGGTCCTATTATTATCTGTGTAGACACAAGTGGTTCTATGCATGGAACACCGGAAAACATTGCAAAAACCGTGACATTCGCCTTATCCAAAATCGCACTCGAAGAAGAACGAAAATGCTACCTGATTTCATTCTCTACAGGAATAGAAACTCTAGATATGAGCGATTTCAAAAAAGGCGATAGTTTGCAGAAACTCGTTCGTTTTCTACAGATGTCTTTTAATGGTGGCACAGATGCGAGCCCGGCATTGCAGCATGCAATAAAAATGCTTCAATCCAACGATTATAAGCATGCAGATGTCCTTATGATATCGGATTTTGTAATGGCAAATCTTCCGCGCAATTTAATTGATGCTATAGAAGTAGAAAAAGAAAAGAATACCGATTTTTATAGCCTTGTAATTGGGACAAGCGGAAACCAGGGAACGATAGATTGTTTTAATCACAACTGGTCTTATAACACAAACGATATTCATGCTTCACGACATTTAGTTGAACAACTGCATTCCATAAAAATGCGCCCCGCAAGTCAAGGAAAATCCGATAATGCCGACAAATAA
- a CDS encoding helix-turn-helix transcriptional regulator yields MYRATPLTEKTALKELGERIRAHRIALNLSREALAEKAGIGKNTLVRLEMGQSVSLSHLVKVLLQFGFAEALVDIVPDYSRSPMMLLRESQKLPQRQRAGRKKKDVDTAPWVWKEDE; encoded by the coding sequence ATGTACAGGGCGACACCGCTTACAGAAAAAACAGCTCTCAAGGAGCTTGGCGAACGCATCCGTGCGCACCGTATCGCCCTGAATCTTTCGCGTGAAGCCCTCGCCGAAAAGGCGGGAATCGGCAAAAATACGCTTGTCCGGCTCGAAATGGGCCAAAGCGTGAGCCTCTCGCACCTGGTCAAGGTCCTGCTCCAGTTCGGCTTCGCCGAAGCACTCGTCGACATTGTTCCCGATTACAGCCGTAGCCCCATGATGCTCCTCCGCGAATCGCAGAAGCTGCCCCAGCGTCAACGCGCCGGCCGCAAAAAGAAGGATGTTGACACCGCCCCCTGGGTATGGAAGGAGGATGAATGA
- a CDS encoding fibrobacter succinogenes major paralogous domain-containing protein has product MFIACSESFTDPRDEQSYDIVQIGSDVWMAENLNYDIDGSVCPEGDKRNCSKFGRLYTWEMARSFCPEGWRLPNSADFGRLIANVGGADVAGEALKSKRGWYKKKNGSDAFGFKALPAGFRKAGGDFDGIGGYAHFWTASSAPLERAEFLMLEFSRNTAVMDAAGRGELRSVRCIREQSNIKVKSI; this is encoded by the coding sequence ATGTTTATTGCCTGTTCCGAATCGTTCACTGACCCGCGCGACGAGCAGAGCTACGACATCGTGCAAATCGGCTCGGATGTCTGGATGGCCGAAAACTTAAATTACGATATCGACGGGAGCGTGTGCCCGGAAGGCGACAAGCGCAACTGTTCCAAGTTCGGGCGCCTCTACACTTGGGAAATGGCGCGGAGTTTTTGCCCCGAGGGCTGGCGCTTGCCCAACAGCGCGGATTTCGGGCGACTCATCGCGAACGTGGGCGGCGCCGATGTCGCCGGCGAGGCGCTCAAGTCAAAGCGTGGCTGGTACAAGAAAAAGAACGGTTCCGATGCGTTCGGGTTCAAGGCGTTGCCTGCGGGTTTCCGCAAGGCGGGCGGAGATTTCGACGGTATCGGCGGTTACGCACACTTTTGGACAGCCTCCAGCGCACCGCTGGAACGCGCTGAATTCCTGATGCTGGAGTTCAGCAGAAACACCGCAGTGATGGACGCTGCGGGCAGGGGCGAACTCCGCTCCGTGCGCTGCATTCGCGAACAGAGCAACATCAAGGTGAAGTCAATATAG
- a CDS encoding type II toxin-antitoxin system HipA family toxin, whose amino-acid sequence MIPVEVKLWGTTIGALSQEDGDDFAFFEYNPDFVRSGIEPAPVTMPVRAGTIYRFPDLSPATFHKLPGLFADSIPDKFGNKIIDQWLIQNGREPKSFTALERLCCTGSRGMGALEFFPATGPDPVKSEPLEIERLRALAANILDQRKKVKVKLREKDAFEQIVRVGSSAGGARAKVLIAYNEATKSVLSGQVRAPEGYGYWLLKFDDIENNRDKENADPAGFGALEYTYSQIAKEAGIQMTECRLLEDGEHRHFMTRRFDRTENGGKLHYQSLAAIAHYDFNIAGAYSYEQAFTVARQIGLATADIEQMYRRAVFNICARNQDDHTKNIGFLMDKRGNWTLAPAFDVTYAYNPAGRWTGTHQMTFNGKREKFALDDFKAVAKSAGLVQGRYKRILEQVQDSLASFKKRAKANDVPKKLVQEVEKNLVKV is encoded by the coding sequence ATGATTCCCGTCGAGGTCAAGCTCTGGGGAACGACTATCGGTGCCCTCTCCCAGGAGGACGGCGACGATTTCGCCTTTTTCGAGTACAATCCCGACTTTGTCCGCAGCGGCATAGAACCCGCGCCGGTCACCATGCCCGTGCGCGCCGGCACCATCTACCGCTTCCCGGACCTTTCTCCCGCCACATTCCACAAGTTGCCAGGGCTTTTCGCCGATTCCATCCCGGACAAGTTCGGCAACAAGATTATCGACCAGTGGCTCATCCAGAACGGCAGGGAACCCAAAAGCTTCACGGCCCTTGAACGGCTCTGCTGCACCGGCTCGCGCGGCATGGGCGCACTCGAGTTTTTCCCCGCCACCGGCCCCGACCCCGTCAAGAGCGAACCCCTCGAAATCGAGAGGCTCCGCGCCCTCGCGGCAAACATCCTGGACCAGCGCAAAAAAGTGAAAGTCAAACTCCGCGAAAAAGACGCGTTCGAACAAATTGTCCGGGTCGGTTCGTCGGCCGGGGGCGCCCGCGCCAAAGTGCTCATCGCCTACAACGAAGCGACAAAAAGCGTGCTCTCCGGGCAAGTCCGCGCCCCCGAAGGCTACGGCTACTGGCTCCTGAAATTCGACGACATCGAGAACAACCGCGACAAGGAAAACGCCGACCCCGCCGGGTTCGGGGCGCTCGAATACACCTACAGCCAAATCGCGAAGGAAGCCGGAATCCAGATGACGGAATGCCGCCTGCTGGAAGACGGCGAGCACAGGCACTTTATGACGCGCCGCTTTGACCGCACCGAAAACGGCGGCAAACTGCACTACCAGTCGCTTGCGGCCATCGCGCATTACGACTTCAACATTGCAGGGGCGTACAGCTACGAGCAGGCCTTCACCGTTGCAAGGCAAATCGGGCTTGCCACTGCCGACATCGAGCAGATGTACCGCAGGGCCGTATTCAACATTTGCGCGAGGAACCAGGACGACCATACGAAAAACATCGGCTTTTTGATGGACAAGCGTGGCAACTGGACGCTCGCGCCCGCTTTTGACGTCACCTACGCCTACAACCCCGCCGGCCGCTGGACCGGAACACACCAAATGACCTTCAACGGCAAGCGCGAAAAGTTCGCCCTCGACGACTTCAAGGCGGTGGCAAAAAGTGCCGGCCTCGTGCAAGGGCGCTACAAGCGCATCCTCGAACAAGTGCAAGATTCCCTCGCCAGCTTCAAGAAGCGCGCCAAGGCGAATGATGTCCCCAAGAAACTCGTGCAGGAAGTTGAGAAGAATCTGGTGAAGGTTTAG
- a CDS encoding NYN domain-containing protein, with protein MDTEKKIALIIDCDNAKADAIYGIMEELSKFGETSIRRAYGNWKGSNPWEEVLHPFAIQPIQQFPYTKGKNATDLAMTIDVMELLFTESVDIFAIVSSDSDFTPLAMKLRAKSKQVIGFGEEKTPQPFIDSCNSFIYIDKFKKPTESDDATNNIEPLDRNKLRGNAKIMNAIRKAISEEADEAGWAIASKISQQINRQISLSPKNFGYAKWPALIRATEYFEEGKNSKGQQVFRIKKK; from the coding sequence ATGGACACGGAAAAGAAAATAGCCCTGATTATCGACTGCGACAACGCCAAGGCGGACGCCATCTACGGCATTATGGAAGAACTCTCCAAGTTCGGGGAGACGAGCATTCGCAGGGCATACGGCAACTGGAAAGGGAGCAACCCTTGGGAAGAAGTCCTGCATCCGTTCGCGATTCAGCCGATACAGCAGTTCCCCTACACGAAGGGGAAGAATGCGACCGACCTCGCGATGACTATCGACGTGATGGAACTCCTGTTTACGGAGAGCGTCGACATTTTCGCCATCGTGAGTAGCGATTCGGATTTCACACCGCTTGCCATGAAACTCCGGGCCAAGTCAAAACAGGTCATCGGGTTCGGCGAGGAAAAGACGCCGCAGCCGTTCATCGACTCGTGTAATTCTTTTATCTATATCGACAAGTTCAAGAAGCCGACCGAATCGGACGATGCGACAAACAACATTGAACCTCTTGATCGCAACAAGCTGCGCGGTAATGCGAAAATCATGAACGCTATCCGCAAGGCAATCAGCGAAGAGGCCGACGAAGCGGGCTGGGCAATTGCATCCAAGATTTCACAGCAAATCAACCGCCAGATTTCGCTGAGTCCCAAGAATTTCGGCTATGCCAAATGGCCCGCCCTTATCCGCGCCACGGAGTACTTCGAAGAAGGAAAGAATTCCAAGGGGCAGCAAGTCTTCCGCATCAAGAAGAAATAG
- a CDS encoding AAA family ATPase: MAETDILQKLNQAFTALSQERKSIVVPLAEMIQKVGLDKKQSSKYEQILKSSGNFKLDYKKEGILVNRKIFKPMEKTMTTPQNTTNNNVKLHDRIKALRDALSGGLYEKDEAVRLALLTAIAGESIFFLGNPGGAKSMIARRIVKAFKADGDDKIKYFETLLNAYTTPDEIFGNVSLKGLNGDLPEYPNKEVYRRLTENMLPKADIAFLDEIWKANSTILNSLLTIVNERKFHNGNEIEDVPLKALFTASNELPAKGQGLEALYDRLILRLIVSFIDDEDNFFDMVDSPSSLEFELPEEVKKLQISNAELKEWKKIIDEISLSDAAKSVISAIRKELASRNDAMSEEDKESGELFEVGDRRWKKIVHILKTSAFLNDRTEIDLMDCQLIEYCIWSTKKQQKVAREIVEKCIQQNGLDCDTAIDEIKEQIEKFDSVITKRFFIEAEEKPMKYVMNDGLQAYKIKNPQNIYFADHNVKPFYVCNDFTWKGCNDRQGMLYDSNKNPLGSSANFSFSSFKIEQDTVSWTDFWRNWNGYSDSSYSMKIETTTGGFQKDPYLFAPDKENNLHAIQNEVDQSNYQPITDLIFSEIKKLDNFAKEQTAPYRANLFADQHYCDVIMNTVTEAKRDLQNAQVDLDKKRSRYQD, from the coding sequence ATGGCCGAAACCGACATCTTACAAAAACTCAATCAGGCTTTTACTGCCCTCTCTCAAGAACGAAAGAGCATCGTTGTGCCTCTTGCGGAGATGATTCAAAAAGTGGGGCTAGACAAAAAACAATCCTCAAAATACGAGCAGATTCTCAAATCCTCAGGAAACTTTAAATTGGATTACAAGAAAGAGGGCATTCTTGTGAACCGCAAAATTTTTAAACCTATGGAGAAAACCATGACCACCCCCCAAAATACGACAAACAACAATGTGAAACTCCATGACAGAATCAAGGCGTTGCGAGACGCACTTTCTGGAGGTCTTTACGAAAAAGATGAAGCAGTCCGCCTTGCTTTACTTACTGCAATTGCCGGCGAAAGCATCTTTTTCCTAGGTAATCCCGGCGGAGCAAAGAGTATGATCGCCAGAAGAATCGTGAAGGCTTTCAAGGCAGATGGCGACGACAAGATCAAATACTTTGAAACGCTTCTCAATGCATACACGACTCCGGACGAGATCTTTGGAAACGTGTCTCTTAAAGGGTTAAATGGCGATTTACCGGAGTACCCAAATAAAGAAGTATATCGTCGTCTTACTGAAAACATGCTTCCAAAAGCAGATATTGCTTTTTTAGACGAAATTTGGAAGGCTAATTCAACTATTCTTAACTCCTTGCTCACAATTGTGAACGAACGCAAGTTCCATAATGGAAATGAGATTGAGGATGTTCCACTGAAAGCCCTCTTTACGGCTTCTAATGAACTTCCTGCCAAAGGCCAGGGCTTGGAAGCGTTGTATGACCGACTGATTCTCAGATTGATTGTATCGTTTATTGATGACGAGGACAACTTCTTTGACATGGTCGATAGTCCGTCCTCGCTTGAATTTGAACTTCCGGAAGAAGTGAAAAAACTTCAGATTTCCAATGCCGAATTGAAGGAATGGAAAAAGATAATTGATGAAATATCACTTTCTGATGCAGCGAAGTCCGTTATTTCTGCGATTCGTAAGGAACTCGCGTCCCGCAATGACGCTATGAGTGAAGAAGACAAAGAAAGTGGAGAACTTTTTGAAGTCGGTGACCGTCGTTGGAAAAAGATCGTTCATATTTTGAAGACGTCTGCGTTCCTTAATGATCGTACCGAAATAGACTTGATGGATTGCCAGCTTATCGAGTACTGTATTTGGAGTACGAAAAAACAGCAGAAGGTCGCTCGCGAAATTGTAGAGAAATGCATCCAGCAGAATGGTTTGGATTGCGATACCGCAATAGATGAAATTAAAGAGCAAATTGAAAAATTTGATTCCGTAATTACAAAAAGATTTTTTATTGAGGCCGAAGAAAAGCCCATGAAATACGTTATGAATGATGGGTTACAAGCGTATAAAATCAAAAATCCTCAAAACATATACTTTGCCGACCATAATGTTAAACCTTTTTATGTATGTAATGATTTTACTTGGAAAGGGTGTAATGACAGACAGGGAATGTTGTATGATTCCAACAAGAATCCTCTTGGGAGTAGTGCGAACTTTTCTTTTTCATCCTTTAAGATTGAACAAGATACCGTATCATGGACTGATTTTTGGCGCAATTGGAATGGATATAGTGATTCTTCCTATTCTATGAAAATCGAAACTACAACAGGAGGTTTCCAAAAGGATCCATATTTGTTTGCTCCAGACAAGGAAAATAATCTTCACGCTATTCAAAATGAAGTTGACCAGTCTAATTACCAGCCCATTACAGACCTCATTTTTTCTGAAATTAAAAAGCTTGATAATTTCGCAAAGGAACAGACTGCACCATACAGGGCTAACCTTTTTGCAGACCAGCATTATTGCGATGTCATCATGAACACCGTGACTGAAGCAAAAAGAGACCTTCAAAATGCTCAAGTTGATTTGGACAAGAAGCGTTCCCGTTATCAAGATTAA
- a CDS encoding WYL domain-containing protein translates to MPTNKNAFLRIRILDGLLSESAVRHYTMSQMIELCNKKLKDSDEEIVGRRCIEKDLKFIQEVFGTIEKTRSGKNTIIHYANRTDSIFNQKISSSELKLLQAVIRTVGQMDGLENFGFLGKLEESTENPKHPSIIFEKNEFLSRRDLLPKLISFIERKKTIEIEYHPIHSKKINKIELYPQLLKQYNARWFLFGLAMDKKKILTFSLEQLDNVKESSKKYESSKIDWNEYFDDMIGVSKKDNEKPQEIIFWASKKECTYLEGKPIHASQKMLKKKNADEMRQKYRIPEDGGNFFSINCIVNFELKREMASKFGERLVLEPESLRNEIIDDVKKMMDRYGEIKPVH, encoded by the coding sequence ATGCCGACAAATAAAAACGCTTTCTTGCGAATAAGAATTCTTGACGGGCTGCTTTCGGAAAGTGCTGTTCGACATTATACGATGTCGCAAATGATTGAATTATGCAATAAGAAACTTAAGGATTCTGACGAAGAAATAGTTGGTCGTCGATGCATAGAAAAAGACCTTAAATTCATTCAGGAAGTATTCGGAACAATAGAAAAGACCCGCTCTGGAAAGAATACGATTATACACTATGCTAATAGAACTGATAGTATTTTTAACCAAAAAATATCTTCATCCGAATTAAAATTATTGCAAGCTGTTATACGTACAGTAGGCCAAATGGATGGTCTAGAAAACTTTGGTTTTTTGGGGAAGTTAGAAGAGTCAACAGAAAATCCCAAGCATCCATCCATTATTTTTGAAAAAAATGAATTTTTAAGTCGGCGCGACTTATTGCCCAAATTAATTAGCTTTATTGAACGCAAAAAAACTATAGAAATTGAGTACCACCCTATTCATAGTAAAAAAATAAATAAAATTGAGTTGTATCCGCAATTGCTAAAACAATATAATGCTCGATGGTTCTTGTTTGGACTAGCAATGGATAAAAAGAAAATTTTGACTTTTTCTTTGGAGCAACTAGATAATGTTAAAGAATCTTCTAAGAAATATGAATCCAGCAAAATTGACTGGAATGAGTATTTTGATGATATGATTGGGGTTTCAAAAAAAGACAACGAAAAACCTCAAGAAATTATTTTTTGGGCTTCGAAAAAGGAATGCACTTATTTGGAAGGAAAACCCATTCACGCCTCTCAAAAAATGCTGAAAAAAAAGAATGCTGATGAAATGCGACAAAAATATCGCATTCCTGAAGACGGTGGAAATTTCTTCAGCATAAATTGTATTGTCAATTTTGAATTGAAAAGAGAAATGGCTTCAAAATTTGGAGAAAGACTCGTTCTTGAACCAGAATCGTTGAGAAACGAAATTATTGACGATGTGAAAAAGATGATGGATCGATATGGTGAAATAAAACCCGTACACTAA
- a CDS encoding tRNA 2-thiocytidine biosynthesis TtcA family protein — protein sequence MSSAIRKRISKKITKALHDFKLIEDGDKVLVAVSGGKDSSVLLMELASRMGKFLPNCEIGAIHIQSDFADKAPREFLQRMAEQYPQIPFYFKDVAVEGRLKEGRKLNCYWCSTQRRTELIKFARENGYNKIALGHHMDDIVETLLMNMLYKGEFSGMPPMVPYEKYPCSIIRPLCYCEESEIIEYAEDADIRKFTCTCEFSKASHRKSIREEIKSLTKGNSTLKANLFESMRNIRMDYLL from the coding sequence ATGTCATCAGCAATTCGTAAACGTATCAGCAAAAAAATCACCAAGGCGCTTCACGATTTCAAATTAATCGAGGACGGTGACAAGGTGCTCGTCGCAGTGAGCGGCGGCAAGGATTCGAGCGTGCTGCTGATGGAACTGGCAAGCCGCATGGGCAAGTTTTTGCCGAACTGCGAAATAGGCGCCATCCATATCCAGAGCGACTTTGCCGACAAGGCCCCGCGTGAATTCTTGCAACGCATGGCAGAGCAATACCCGCAAATTCCCTTCTATTTCAAGGACGTGGCCGTAGAAGGACGTCTCAAGGAAGGCCGCAAGCTCAACTGCTACTGGTGCAGCACGCAACGCCGCACCGAACTCATCAAGTTCGCCCGCGAAAACGGTTACAACAAAATTGCGCTCGGCCACCACATGGACGACATCGTGGAAACGCTTTTGATGAACATGCTCTACAAGGGCGAGTTCAGTGGCATGCCGCCGATGGTGCCCTACGAAAAATATCCGTGCAGTATCATCCGCCCGCTGTGCTACTGCGAAGAAAGTGAAATCATTGAATACGCCGAAGATGCCGACATCCGCAAGTTCACCTGCACCTGCGAGTTCTCGAAGGCATCCCACCGCAAGAGCATCCGCGAAGAAATCAAGAGCCTCACCAAAGGCAACTCCACGCTGAAAGCTAACTTGTTCGAAAGCATGCGGAACATCCGCATGGATTATTTGCTTTAA
- the dnaN gene encoding DNA polymerase III subunit beta, which yields MKFSIDKTVLQNVLKSAITAVPNKSTIQVLNNFSLRLEGNFLEVSATDLDLGIRVKVEVQGERDGAVVINARKFSDLINNLVDPSITTISLDVQDYLAKIQWSEKGKASITGFDASDFPPFPEIENGETLNFAASELAFLAEKTLFATSTDSTRLNLNGVYLEAKDGKISMVATDGHRLGRASIDQEGANLENGVIIPKKVLQHILHVAKSDSNIEVRTSATHILFNTDSTQVISKLYEGPYPNYRAVIPQNFERTMQANTQDLQNKIRSVISMANVRTRQIRLQMDGNNLELSATDPDVGGDSREALAVTHNGEGSFCIGFNGQYLSEILGLSKSEEIVMKMNAPIGACVIEPVGENMGFSFLLMPLRLVED from the coding sequence ATGAAGTTTTCTATTGACAAAACCGTTCTTCAGAATGTTCTGAAATCGGCCATTACCGCCGTGCCGAACAAGTCCACCATTCAGGTGCTCAACAACTTCTCCCTGCGCCTCGAAGGCAATTTCCTCGAAGTCAGCGCAACCGACCTCGACCTCGGTATCAGGGTCAAGGTCGAAGTCCAGGGCGAACGAGATGGCGCGGTCGTCATTAACGCACGCAAGTTCTCCGACCTTATCAACAACTTGGTGGACCCGAGCATCACGACCATCAGTCTCGACGTGCAGGACTACCTCGCCAAGATCCAGTGGAGCGAGAAGGGTAAGGCCTCCATCACCGGTTTTGACGCAAGCGACTTCCCGCCGTTCCCCGAAATTGAAAACGGCGAGACCTTGAACTTCGCGGCTAGCGAACTCGCATTCCTCGCCGAGAAAACCTTGTTCGCAACTTCCACCGACTCCACGCGCCTCAACTTGAACGGCGTCTATCTGGAAGCCAAGGACGGAAAGATTTCCATGGTAGCGACCGACGGTCACCGCCTGGGCCGCGCCAGCATCGACCAAGAAGGCGCCAACCTCGAGAACGGCGTCATCATCCCGAAGAAGGTGCTGCAGCACATCCTCCATGTCGCCAAGAGCGATTCGAACATCGAAGTCCGCACCTCCGCGACGCACATCCTCTTCAACACGGATTCTACGCAGGTTATCTCCAAGCTGTACGAAGGTCCGTATCCGAACTACCGCGCCGTGATTCCGCAGAACTTCGAACGCACCATGCAGGCCAACACTCAGGACTTGCAGAACAAGATCCGCAGCGTCATTTCCATGGCGAACGTGCGTACGCGCCAGATTCGCCTGCAGATGGACGGCAACAACCTCGAACTCAGCGCAACCGACCCGGATGTCGGTGGCGATTCCCGCGAAGCACTCGCCGTGACACACAACGGTGAAGGCAGCTTCTGCATCGGGTTCAACGGCCAGTACCTGTCCGAAATCCTCGGTTTAAGCAAGAGCGAAGAAATCGTGATGAAGATGAACGCCCCCATCGGCGCCTGTGTCATCGAGCCTGTCGGCGAGAACATGGGATTCAGCTTCCTCCTGATGCCGCTGCGCCTCGTCGAGGACTAA